A region of the Flavobacteriaceae bacterium MAR_2010_188 genome:
ATAGGCATTGTCTATTAGTCTTTCTGGTACTCCATCAGTTTGGCCGTCCAATTTATCAATAAGATGAACAAATTCGTGGATTGCAGTATTGTTTTTGTCCTGTGGATTCTCAAAACCTTTGTGCAATGCTTTTTTAGAGATAATCATTTGTTTTTCTAAACGACCGTTACCAACCATACCTGCAATAATCCGGGCTTTGTTTCCTTCTTCAAAATCGAGGTCATCATTAAAATTATCTGGATAAAGAATTACACCACTTAAATTTGTGTATTGAAATTCTGGGAAATTAAAAACCGGAATAACCGCACTGGCTGCGATAAGGATTCTATCTAAATCTGTAATTTCTAGATTTACGCTATCGATATAAATTTCGCTTAGAAAAACCATCATCCTTTTTTTAAACCGGATTTTTTCGGGATTACTTAACTCGCGGTAAAATTTCACCTTGTTTTCTAGTATTGGCTCCCATTTCTTTGGAAATACATCTGCTTTTTTTGGTCTTAATTTTAGAAAGGTATAGACCATAAAGGCCAGTAAAACTAGAAATGCGATTATCGTGATGGTCATGAATTTTCAGATTTAGCCCTAAAATTATACTTCTTCATTCGATTGGAGGTTGGTTTTAACTCCAATTTTGTTATTAACGGTCATTTTTGAAAGGGGTCATATCTTTTTTAAAATCATCTTTTACAATCTTATATTTGTGAGGCACAATCAACCGTAACTAAGGTCTCAAATCCTTACTGATTCTTAATAAAATCTAAATCATGAAATTCAACAGTAATCTATATAACTCGGCTAGTTTTACTTTGCTGCTTTTGCTGGCTTTTAATTGTAAAGAGGAAGTGAAGACTTCTAAAGTCGGAGAACCTGATATAAAAGAATATAATCTTATTGTAGAAAAACCAGCGGATGTAGAGACTCCGGTAGGAATGGTTTGGGTACCAGGTAAAACATTTATTCAAGGAGCAAAAAAGAACGATGAGTTCGCCATGCCAAGGGAAAAACCAGAGCATAAGGTCTCCGTTGATGGATTTTTTATGGATGCAACGGAAGTGACGAATGCTCAGTTTAAAAAGTTCGTTGATTCTACCAAATACATAACGGTCGCAGAACGGGCTATAGACTGGGGTGAAATGAAAAAAACACTACCCGCAAACACCCCAAAACCGGCCGATTCTATCTTGCAGCCGGGAAGTCTAACTTTTAATAAGAATTTTGACAAGGTGGTGAATATGGAAGATTATGGTCAGTGGTGGACTTGGAAAATTGGCGCCAATTGGAAGCATCCCGCTGGTCCTGAATCTAATATCGAAGGACAGGACAGTTTGCCGGTTGTTCACATTGCTTACGAAGATGCCATCGCCTATTGCGATTGGGCAGAAAGACGCCTGCCTACCGAAGCAGAATGGGAAGCTGCCGCTCAGGGCGTTGCAACCGACAAAATTTATACTTGGGGGAATGATGCAAGCGTTTTAGATAAAAATGCAAACACTTGGCAAGGAAATTTTCCGTTGACCAACGAATCGGTGGACGGTTTTGAATACATCGCTCCGGTAAAATCTTATCCGCCCAATACGTTAGGAATCTATGATATGTTGGGTAATGTATGGGAATTGACCAGCGACCTCTATAACGAGGATTATTATAAGAAATTAGAAACTGAGAATACCTTAAATCCTACTGGTGCCGAAGAGCATTATAATCCTGGTAGCCCTTACGAAATAGAGCGAATCATTAAAGGTGGGTCTTATCTTTGTAATGCTTCTTATTGCGCTAGTTTTCGGATTTCGGCCAAGATGGGAATGAGCCTAGATAGTGGCTCTGACCACGTCGGCTTTAGAACGGTGGCAACTCCAGAAATGTTGACCGACGTAGAATAATCTGCATTCTTTATATTATATCCTTTCATCATGCTTAAACAATAGGCATGGCTTGTTTTGCGTCATATATTCTTATTGAGTTCTGCCGGCCTGTCATTATAAATTGGGAATAGAGTTAAAGTTTATTTGTTAAGAATTAATTAAATGACAGTTTCAATAGAATAACTGCTCTTAATTTTGGTTAACTTAGAGAAGTACTTTCGTC
Encoded here:
- a CDS encoding Formylglycine-generating enzyme, required for sulfatase activity, contains SUMF1/FGE domain — encoded protein: MKFNSNLYNSASFTLLLLLAFNCKEEVKTSKVGEPDIKEYNLIVEKPADVETPVGMVWVPGKTFIQGAKKNDEFAMPREKPEHKVSVDGFFMDATEVTNAQFKKFVDSTKYITVAERAIDWGEMKKTLPANTPKPADSILQPGSLTFNKNFDKVVNMEDYGQWWTWKIGANWKHPAGPESNIEGQDSLPVVHIAYEDAIAYCDWAERRLPTEAEWEAAAQGVATDKIYTWGNDASVLDKNANTWQGNFPLTNESVDGFEYIAPVKSYPPNTLGIYDMLGNVWELTSDLYNEDYYKKLETENTLNPTGAEEHYNPGSPYEIERIIKGGSYLCNASYCASFRISAKMGMSLDSGSDHVGFRTVATPEMLTDVE